One Delphinus delphis chromosome 3, mDelDel1.2, whole genome shotgun sequence genomic region harbors:
- the LRRC14B gene encoding leucine-rich repeat-containing protein 14B, translating to MMQSLRFISAEALASHPQAARQSLDGVAHNLYPLLFKASYLLEQAEVIRVLLERWPLEEFRLGALLGPSADHPGDLRDRACRACLEACVRGLADHTLWGGGRRRLRVADLTGIRDVQVQGCPCGRALGRWGRTKLLARTCCELQAEPRAARRPVEVLADIFVTGGNFDLVVRALGPDGPAPLRVRCLSFRADSLGPGQLLHVLRLAGPGELRRLEVVHNVRLHAGHVQQLLAQLGFPRLVSLTLPAKAFDAPPTSTPAPDGEDALLTSIARELSRMTQLTELSVAFSTLTGKLQKLLGPLRTPLRVLDLGNCALNHADMAFLANCTHAAHLEVLDLSGHCLVDLFPSTFFRLLGQAAPTLRALTLEECGLADRHVGALSLALGPCRRLQELRFLGNPMSARALRRLFVALCGLPRLQSVEFPVPRDCYPEGSAYPQDELAMSKFDQQKYSAIADDLRALLLRAGRDDIRVSTPLFGSFDPDIQETSNELGTLLLQAFKTALENFSRALKQME from the exons ATGATGCAGTCACTACGCTTCATTTCTGCTGAGGCCTTGGCGTCCCACCCCCAGGCGGCCCGGCAGAGCCTGGACGGGGTGGCCCACAACCTCTACCCGCTGCTCTTCAAAGCCAGCTACTTGCTGGAGCAGGCGGAGGTGATCCGCGTTCTGCTGGAGCGCTGGCCGCTAGAGGAGTTCCGGCTGGGTGCTCTGCTGGGCCCCAGCGCAGACCACCCCGGGGACCTGCGGGACCGGGCCTGCAGGGCCTGCCTGGAGGCCTGCGTGCGCGGCCTCGCGGACCACACGCTCTGGGGCGGGGGCCGGCGGCGTCTGCGGGTGGCCGACCTCACGGGCATCCGAGACGTGCAGGTGCAGGGCTGTCCCTGTGGGAGGGCGCTGGGCAGGTGGGGCCGCACCAAGCTGCTGGCCAGGACCTGCTGTGAGCTGCAGGCGGAGCCCCGTGCGGCCCGGCGCCCCGTAGAGGTCCTCGCCGATATCTTCGTCACCGGGGGTAACTTCGACTTGGTGGTGCGGGCCCTGGGGCCAGATGGTCCTGCCCCACTGCGCGTGCGCTGCCTCTCCTTCCGGGCCGACAGCCTGGGCCCCGGGCAGCTGCTGCACGTGCTGCGTCTGGCGGGGCCGGGCGAGCTGCGCCGGCTGGAGGTGGTGCACAACGTGCGTCTGCACGCCGGCCACGTGCAGCAGCTGCTGGCCCAGCTGGGCTTCCCCCGGCTGGTGTCGCTCACCCTGCCCGCCAAGGCCTTCGACGCGCCGCCTACCAGCACCCCCGCCCCTGACGGCGAGGACGCCCTGCTCACCTCCATCGCCCGGGAGCTCAGCCGGATGACGCAGCTCACCGAGTTGAGCGTGGCCTTCTCCACGCTGACCGGGAAGCTCCAGAAACTGCTCGG CCCCCTCCGGACTCCGCTGAGAGTGCTGGACCTGGGCAACTGCGCCCTGAACCACGCGGACATGGCCTTCTTGGCAAACTGCACCCACGCCGCCCACCTGGAGGTGCTGGACCTCAGCGGGCACTGCCTGGTGGACCTGTTCCCCTCGACCTTCTTCCGGCTGCTGGGCCAGGCCGCCCCGACGCTGAGGGCCCTGACCCTGGAGGAGTGCGGCCTCGCGGACCGGCACGTGGGCGCGCTGAGCCTGGCCCTGGGCCCCTGCCGCCGGCTGCAGGAGCTCCGCTTCCTGGGGAACCCAATGTCGGCCCGCGCGCTCCGGCGCCTTTTCGTGGCGCTCTGTGGGCTCCCACGGCTGCAGAGCGTGGAGTTCCCGGTGCCCAGGGACTGCTACCCCGAGGGCAGCGCCTACCCACAGGACGAGCTGGCCATGTCCAAATTCGACCAGCAGAAATACAGCGCGATCGCAGATGACCTGCGCGCGCTGCTGCTGCGGGCCGGCCGCGACGACATCCGGGTCTCCACGCCCCTCTTCGGAAGCTTCGACCCGGACATTCAAGAAACGAGCAATGAACTCGGAACGCTCTTGCTGCAAGCCTTCAAAACTGCTCTGGAAAACTTCTCCAGAGCGCTGAAGCAAATGGAGTAG